From a region of the Sesamum indicum cultivar Zhongzhi No. 13 linkage group LG3, S_indicum_v1.0, whole genome shotgun sequence genome:
- the LOC105159074 gene encoding uncharacterized protein LOC105159074, which yields MLMGSMEMENMRAETVGEEKVDQEKQMGLEENSSSNQNIKNKEIRKQKKRRYRFIPRFGCMRLDDGVPAAEQPDAAGGFDVEAGCNGRNHLPTHLVVMVNGIIGSAQNWRYAAKQFVKAYPNDVLVHCSESNSSMLTFDGVDVMGKRLADEVISVVNRHPNLQKISFVGHSLGGLIARYAIAELHRRDLMSKPGEENGEYGEDESHKSSLEEKPMGNIAGLEPVNFITCATPHLGSRGHKQVPVFCGFYSMEKVASRASWLLGRTGRHLFLSDCDEGKPPLLLRMSSDSEDLKFISALQLFKRRIAYSNAQYDHLVGWSSASLRRRNELPKRRSLLKNAKYPHIVNEEKSYTANAPQEVSLKAKVARRRTSEMEETMLKGLTRLSWERVDVSFKGSMQRLLAHNTIQVKTYCINSAGADVIQHMIDNFQQ from the exons ATGTTAATGGGTTCAATGGAGATGGAGAATATGAGAGCAGAAACCGTTGGAGAAGAGAAAGTGGATCAAGAAAAGCAGATGGGTTTGGAGGAAAATAGCTCGAGCAATCAGAATATCAAGAATAAGGAAATAAGgaagcagaagaagaggaggtATCGTTTTATTCCGAGATTTGGGTGTATGAGATTAGACGACGGTGTTCCGGCGGCGGAGCAACCGGATGCAGCCGGGGGTTTCGACGTGGAAGCCGGTTGCAACGGGAGGAATCACCTGCCGACCCATCTGGTTGTTATGGTCAATGGAATTATTGGAAG TGCTCAAAATTGGAGGTATGCTGCAAAGCAATTCGTGAAGGCGTACCCGAATGATGTGCTAGTACATT GCAGTGAGTCTAATTCTTCAATGTTGACATTTGATGGGGTTGATGTTATGGGGAAGAGATTAGCAGATGAG GTGATTTCTGTTGTCAATCGTCATCCAAATCTTCAGAAGATTTCTTTTGTAGGCCACTCACTTGGTGGCTTGATAGCAAGATATGCTATTGCAGAGCTTCATCGACGAGATTTAATGTCAAAACCTGGTGAAGAAAATGGTGAATATGGTGAGGATGAGTCTCACAAGTCATCTTTAGAAGAAAAACCAATGGGAAATATTGCTGGACTTGAACCTGTAAACTTCATTACCTGTGCAACACCACATCTTGGTTCCAGAGGGCATAAACAG GTTCCAGTGTTCTGTGGGTTTTACAGCATGGAGAAAGTAGCATCACGGGCTTCATGGTTACTTGGTAGAACAGGCAGACATCTGTTCTTGAGTGATTGTGATGAGGGGAAACCTCCTCTTCTGCTTAGGATGAGCAGTGACTCTGAAGACCTTAAGTTCAT ATCTGCTTTGCAGTTGTTTAAGAGGCGTATTGCCTATTCAAATGCACAATATGACC ATCTAGTTGGATGGAGTTCAGCATCATTGCGTCGCCGGAATGAACTCCCAAAG CGTAGGAGTCTTCTGAAAAATGCTAAATACCCGCACATTGTCAATGAGGAGAAATCATATACGGCGAATGCTCCACAAGAAGTTTCTTTGAAAGCCAAAGTTGCTAGACGCAGGACCTCTGAAATGGAAG AGACAATGCTCAAAGGATTAACAAGACTGAGTTGGGAACGTGTTGATGTCAGCTTCAAAGGAAGTATGCAAAGACTTCTTGCACACAATACAATACAG GTTAAGACTTACTGTATCAATTCTGCTGGCGCTGATGTTATACAGCACATGATCGACAATTTTCAACAGTAG